The following are encoded in a window of Oncorhynchus mykiss isolate Arlee chromosome 31, USDA_OmykA_1.1, whole genome shotgun sequence genomic DNA:
- the LOC110504667 gene encoding RDS/peripherin-like protein xRDS35, with amino-acid sequence MALLKLQFPLQRRVRLAQSLWLLSWLAVLAGAFTFSLGVYLKTELLRRAEVMDNTEIHVVPNILMLVGLITIGINLFAGRVCQDSLDSARFPPWKPFLLPWYGLAWMVCVWLLSAVVLSYALQGHLEESLKVGLRNGIRFYRDTDVPGRCFQKETIDRLQMELRCCGNTNYRDWFEVQWISNRYLDFTSKEVKDRVRSNVDGRYLMDGVPFSCCNPGSPRPCLQNHLTDNTAHYNYEHQSEELNLYNRGCRQALVDYYMGLMNTIGPGILSVISLQMSVLVSLRYLQTSLDGVDPENPEADSEGYILAKGVKETMMDVKNTMFKLLQFGQVEAGDEAEAGADGEKAATSS; translated from the exons ATGGCACTGCTGAAGCTGCAGTTCCCCCTGCAGAGGCGTGTGCGTCTGGCCCAGAGTCTGTGGCTGCTGTCCTGGCTGGCCGTGCTGGCTGGGGCCTTCACCTTCTCCCTGGGAGTGTACCTCAAGACTGAGCTGCTCCGCAGGGCAGAG GTGATGGATAACACAGAGATCCACGTGGTGCCCAACATTTTGATGCTGGTGGGCTTGATAACCATCGGGATCAACCTGTTTGCTGGGCGGGTGTGTCAGGACTCCCTGGACTCTGCCCGGTTCCCCCCCTGGAAGCCCTTCCTGCTGCCTTGGTATGGCCTGGCCTGGATGGTGTGTGTCTGGTTGCTGTCTGCTGTGGTGCTCAGCTATGCCCTGCAGGGACACCTCGAGGAGTCCCTCAAG GTGGGCCTGAGGAACGGTATCCGGTTCTACCGGGACACGGATGTCCCGGGCCGCTGCTTCCAGAAGGAGACCATCGACAGGCTGCAAATGGAACTGCGTTGCTGCGGCAACACCAACTACAGGGACTGGTTCGAGGTGCAGTGGATCAGCAACAGATACCTGGACTTCACCTCTAAAGAAgtcaaaga TCGTGTGCGTAGCAACGTGGACGGTCGTTACCTGATGGATGGAGTTCCGTTCAGCTGCTGTAACCCCGGCTCCCCTCGGCCCTGTCTCCAGAACCACCTGACTGACAACACTGCCCACTACAACTATGAGCACCAGAGTGAGGAGCTGAACCTGTACAACCGCGGCTGCAGACAGGCGCTGGTCGACTACTACATGGGCCTCATGAACACCATTGGCCCCGGGATACTGTCGGTCATCTCCTTGCAG ATGTCAGTGTTGGTGAGTCTGCGGTACCTGCAGACGTCTCTGGACGGCGTGGACCCGGAGAACCCCGAAGCTGACAGTGAGGGCTACATCCTGGCAAAGGGGGTGAAAGAAACCATGATGGACGTCAAGAACACCATGTTCAAACTGCTCCAGTTCGGACAG GTGGAAGCAGGTGATGAGGCAGAAGCAGGGGCGGACGGCGAGAAGGCAGCCACGTCCAGCTAG